From Selenomonas sp. AB3002, one genomic window encodes:
- a CDS encoding DUF1858 domain-containing protein — MSNETITKDMLVGTIVAEHPEVIDPLTSLGMHCLGCPASQMESLHDACLVHGLNLDEVLAKVNAELQ; from the coding sequence ATGAGCAACGAAACAATCACCAAGGATATGCTGGTAGGAACCATCGTAGCAGAACACCCAGAGGTCATAGACCCCCTCACCAGTCTTGGCATGCACTGCCTAGGCTGCCCCGCTTCCCAGATGGAATCCCTGCACGATGCTTGCTTGGTACATGGCCTCAACCTTGATGAGGTACTGGCCAAGGTCAATGCTGAATTGCAGTGA
- a CDS encoding DUF438 domain-containing protein: protein MTKTIDLSKSVYQLVQQYPELIEIMDTLGFHEITKKAMLHSVGKIMTIPKGASMKHIPMETIISTLTAQGFILEDATPDANSTESASSPATSVSAPSASDSRTEKLKGYLKRLGSGETLETVRTDFAGEFSNVEASEIMKAEQELMKEGTPLTEVQKLCDLHSALFHGATREERIANAEKAVNASLIKEQQTQIANPQAYKMERTAELIRIPGHPLHTFTRENEALDRLLTQARAADGTYTDINLAKIREIAIHYAKKGDLLYPLLKVRYNVTGPADVMWTVDDEIRDEMSALLRQQPNDNYRERVNAVLRRAEEMIYKETNILFPICAVHFSEDEWQGIYQDAKDYAVCLEVTSETWPTGEAYRSAPSVDATGEIVMAGGHMTLPQLTALLNTIPLEISFVDADNINRYFNEGPKVFKRPTMAIDREVFSCHPPKVEPMVRQIIQDFRTGLRDEVPVWMNKGGRTFLVKYMAVRDRAGTYLGTLEIVQDMEFAKEHFAEQNSRTGGKA, encoded by the coding sequence ATGACAAAGACAATAGACCTTAGCAAAAGCGTTTACCAGCTGGTACAGCAGTACCCGGAGCTGATTGAAATCATGGACACTCTGGGCTTCCATGAAATCACTAAAAAGGCTATGCTGCATTCCGTAGGAAAGATTATGACCATCCCTAAGGGAGCCTCCATGAAACATATTCCCATGGAGACCATCATCAGTACCCTCACAGCCCAAGGATTCATCCTTGAGGACGCCACTCCCGATGCCAATTCCACAGAGAGCGCTTCTTCCCCTGCCACGTCAGTCAGTGCCCCCTCTGCCAGTGACAGCCGCACTGAGAAACTGAAGGGATACCTAAAGCGGCTTGGCTCCGGGGAAACTCTGGAAACCGTCCGCACAGACTTTGCAGGAGAGTTCAGCAATGTAGAGGCTTCCGAGATTATGAAAGCAGAGCAGGAACTAATGAAAGAAGGTACTCCCCTCACAGAAGTACAGAAGCTCTGTGACCTGCACTCTGCCCTTTTCCACGGAGCCACCCGTGAGGAACGGATAGCCAATGCGGAAAAGGCCGTCAATGCCTCCCTGATAAAGGAGCAGCAGACCCAAATCGCCAATCCTCAGGCCTACAAAATGGAGCGGACTGCCGAACTCATCCGCATTCCCGGCCATCCTCTCCATACCTTTACCCGAGAAAACGAAGCCCTTGATAGATTACTTACCCAAGCACGGGCTGCCGATGGCACCTATACCGACATCAACCTGGCTAAGATCCGTGAGATTGCCATACACTATGCCAAGAAAGGCGACCTGCTTTACCCCCTGCTGAAAGTCCGCTACAACGTCACCGGCCCTGCCGATGTCATGTGGACTGTAGACGACGAGATCCGTGACGAGATGTCTGCCCTTCTGCGCCAGCAGCCCAATGACAACTATCGTGAGCGTGTGAATGCCGTCCTGAGAAGGGCAGAAGAGATGATCTACAAGGAAACCAACATACTCTTTCCCATCTGCGCCGTTCATTTCTCAGAGGACGAGTGGCAGGGAATCTATCAGGATGCCAAAGACTATGCTGTCTGCCTGGAGGTGACAAGCGAAACCTGGCCCACAGGTGAAGCATATCGTTCTGCCCCCAGCGTAGATGCCACAGGTGAAATTGTCATGGCTGGCGGCCATATGACCCTGCCACAGCTCACAGCCCTTCTCAACACTATCCCTCTGGAAATCTCCTTTGTTGATGCAGACAACATCAACCGCTACTTCAATGAGGGGCCAAAGGTCTTCAAGCGTCCTACAATGGCCATAGACCGCGAGGTATTCTCCTGTCATCCTCCCAAGGTTGAGCCTATGGTACGCCAGATTATACAGGACTTCCGAACCGGCCTGCGTGACGAGGTACCAGTCTGGATGAACAAGGGAGGCAGGACATTCCTTGTTAAATACATGGCCGTCCGGGATAGGGCTGGCACCTACCTGGGCACTTTGGAGATAGTCCAGGACATGGAATTCGCCAAGGAACACTTTGCAGAGCAGAATAGTCGTACTGGAGGAAAAGCATGA